Proteins from a genomic interval of Aspergillus flavus chromosome 7, complete sequence:
- a CDS encoding RAVE subunit 2/Rogdi — MATWVYPPLPPQQLEREADSALARELEWLLRSLQDSLASLREGLHECAALLAPKEPGSTLVISSVRSEIVKGFVTRVGTKIVKGDIQLRLGSLAPARGSPTTRLCLSNSPGAPELVLHQLVSVRNLVNQSLDVVDVSTWTGDPLNASFIYGQLRLLYETLSEARQMLKGESDQVRGKWWETSALEDMFDPPLPLNLSFHLSIADSALVLYLRTLESSTPTHTPTAFATDISLTGFNLRDRLFGTRHRGHDEVGDVFTWKGDEVKVREKIRVESQDPSLMAVMAKLTALQHEVMKWISALKVLMGNEDTDSEE; from the exons ATGGCTACTTGGGTTTACCCGCCACTACCTCCGCAGCAGCTGGAACGGGAAGCTGATAGTGCATTG GCTAGGGAATTAGAATGGTTACTGCGTTCTCTGCAAGACTCACTCGCCTCCCTAAGGGAAGGCCTGCATGAATGCGCTGCGCTTCTTGCCCCTAAAGAGCCAGGCTCAACATTGGTTATCTCCTCTGTACGATCAGAGATCGTGAAAGGCTTCGTAACAAGGGTCGGAACGAAAATCGTGAAAGGC GATATTCAACTACGCCTTGGTTCCCTTGCTCCTGCGCGTGGCTCCCCAACGACTCGCTTATGCTTGTCGAACTCGCCCGGTGCTCCAGAGCTTGTGCTACATCAGTTGGTTTCGGTGAGGAACTTGGTCAACCAGAGTCTCGATGTGGTGGATGTCAGCACTTGGACTGGCGACCCGCTCAATGCAAGTTTCATATATGGACAGCTGCGCTTATTATATGAAACTCTGTCTGAGGCTCGCCAGATGTTGAAGGGCGAGAGTGATCAAGTCAGGGGCAAGTGGTGGGAGACAAGTGCGCTTGAGGAT ATGTTTGATCCACCGTTGCCGCTAAACCTTTCGTTCCATCTATCCATCGCCGACTCTGCTCTCGTCTTGTATCTAAGGACGCTCGAGTCTAGCACACCCACACATACTCCAACAGCTTTTGCCACCGACATTTCTTTGACTGGGTTCAATTTGCGCGACCGTTTGTTTGGAACTCGACACCGTGGGCATGATGAAGTTGGAGATGTTTTCACATGGAAGGGAGACGAGGTCAAAGTAAGGGAAAAGATTCGCGTGGAGAGTCAGGACCCGAGCCTGATGGCAGTCATGGCGAAGTTGACTGCTTTGCAACACGAAGTGATGAAATGGATTTCTGCATTGAAAGTGCTTATGGGCAACGAAGATACCGATAGCGAGGAATAG
- a CDS encoding cytochrome P450 has translation MPQSNHVPNLPELETLPLLRAVIQEGLRLSFGVPTHFPRVAPFEALNYKGHIIPPGTPVSQSVYFVHMDTQHFPDPHTFNPERRLGMAEERKSLESVLVPFSRGNRQCLGINLACAKLFLTLATLVRRFDLSLVDTTLDYVEPYRDHFIIVPKMVIEA, from the exons ATGCCACAGTCAAATCATGTTCCTAATCTACCCGAGCTCGAGACTCTGCCACTACTA CGGGCAGTAATACAAGAAGGCCTTCGGCTCTCCTTTGGCGTACCCACTCATTTTCCACGAGTCGCCCCTTTCGAAGCATTGAACTACAAAGGACACATTATACCTCCTGGT ACACCAGTGAGTCAGTCAGTATACTTTGTCCATATGGATACTCAGCATTTTCCGGATCCGCACACATTCAACCCAGAAAGACGGCTGGGTATGgccgaagaaagaaaatcccTTGAGTCGGTGCTTGTACCATTTTCCAGAGGAAACCGCCAATGCCTAGGTATAAA TCTTGCCTGCGCGAAACTCTTTCTTACACTCGCCACCTTGGTGCGCCGATTTGATCTGAGCCTGGTCGATACTACACTCGATTATGTCGAGCCATATAGGGATCACTTCATCATAGTCCCAAAAATGGTCATAGAGGCATAA
- a CDS encoding SUR7/PalI family-domain-containing protein → MAFSRVMLGFLGLFFTAGALLLMFLTLLGGARNSVPLNEIYFLQVDTGNIPGAPSVSRWTFWNICAVGDNGKSDCGTSYPDFPFDPPSHRNFDTTTNIPAAFIGTNHYFLTSRFTFPFLIIALFFGVVSLFTGFLAMCTRIGSYLSSLMAWISLVFQIITTSLMTAVFVQGRNKFNANGQTARLGAKSFGFMWTAVACLLLACIMYCLGGSVGGKETGYSGREHRRRGFFSSQRSNSVRSNKEANP, encoded by the exons ATGGCTTTCAGCA GAGTAATGCTGGGCTTCCTAGGCCTATTCTTCACGGCCGGAGCTCTGCTACTAATGTTCCTGACCCTGCTCGGAGGAGCACGGAACTCGGTCCCTTTGAACGAAATCTACTTCCTCCAAGTCGACACAGGCAACATCCCAGGTGCACCATCTGTATCCCGATGGACATTCTGGAACATCTGCGCTGTCGGCGACAATGGGAAGAGCGATTGTGGAACCTCATACCCTGACTTCCCCTTTGATCCCCCGAGCCACCGCAACTTCGACACAACAACCAATATCCCTGCAGCCTTCATCGG CACAAACCACTACTTCCTGACCTCCCGGTTCACATTCCCATTCCTTATTATCGCGCTTTTCTTCGGCGTTGTATCTCTCTTCACTGGATTCCTGGCCATGTGCACCCGTATCGGCAGCTACCTCTCATCCCTGATGGCATGGATTTCCTTGGTTTTCCAAATCATCACGACATCCCTGATGAC CGCCGTCTTTGTCCAGGGTCGCAACAAGTTCAACGCCAACGGCCAAACCGCCCGCCTGGGCGCCAAGTCATTCGGCTTCATGTGGACTGCTGTAGCCTGTCTCCTCCTCGCTTGCATAATGTACTGCCTCGGAGGCTCCGTCGGCGGTAAAGAAACTGGGTACAGCGGTCGCGAGCACCGTCGTCgtggtttcttctcttcccaacGGTCCAATAGCGTCCGGAGCAACAAGGAGGCCAACCCATGA
- a CDS encoding Hsp70 protein-domain-containing protein, protein MSDGTNGAPERFAIGISFGNTSSSIARINPEGKPEVIANEEGDRQIPSVLSYIDGEEYHGTQAKAQLVRNSQNTVAYFRDYLGKDFKSIDATPCHNSAHPQPHESTVAFSIVDSTNETPSTVTVSEIATRHLRRLKQSASDYLGKEVNAAVITVPTDFSDAQREALTASAKAAGLEVLQLIHEPVAAALAYDARPEATVTDKLVVVADLGGTRSDAAVLACRGGMYSILATAHDYELGGASLDKIIIDHFAKEFIKKHKTDPRENARGLAKLKLEGEAARKTLSLGTNASLSIESLADGIDFGSTVNRTRYELLSGKTFAQFTGLIEQVIQKAGLDVLDIDEVIFAGGASHTPKIAQLARNIFSEKTKILAPSTFTGAINPSELAPRGAAIQASLIQEFEQEDIEQSIHPMVTATPHLKNAIGVEFTTGETVEFQPLLNTETALPARRVAQYNAPKAGGDVFIRVCEGVREIKVTKPEPKPKEEKPKTEEDEDDSDFDSDEDEEEEIREIVWKTEKPIAELAVKGVKAGSKVELMVHVNADLGLQITAREVGGQNAVRGAVQAA, encoded by the exons ATGAGCGACGGAACAAACGGTGCCCCGGAGCGTTTCGCTATCGGTATCTCTTTTGGCAACACCTCCAGTTCCATTGCCCGCATCAACCCT GAGGGCAAGCCGGAGGTTATCGCCAACGAAGAAGGAG ATCGTCAAATCCCTTCCGTCCTTTCATACATTGATGGTGAGGAGTACCACGGTACTCAAGCCAAGGCCCAGTTGGTCCGCAACTCCCAGAACACTGTCGCATACTTCAGAGATTACCTTGGCAAGGA CTTCAAGTCGATAGACGCCACACCATGCCATAACTCGGCGCATCCTCAGCCTCACGAGTCTACCGTTGCTTTCTCCATTGTGGACTCTACCAACGAGACCCCCAGCACTGTCACCGTCTCCGAGATTGCCACCCGCCATCTCCGTCGTTTGAAGCAGTCCGCCTCTGACTACCTGGGCAAGGAAGTCAATGCCGCCGTCATCACTGTCCCCACTGACTTCTCCGATGCTCAGCGCGAGGCTTTGACCGCCTCCGCTAAGGCTGCTGGCCTTGAGGTCCTCCAGCTCATCCATGAGCCTGTTGCCGCTGCCCTGGCTTACGATGCCAGGCCCGAGGCTACTGTTACTGACAAGCTTGTTGTCGTCGCCGACCTCGGTGGTACCCGATCCGACGCTGCTGTTCTCGCTTGCCGTGGTGGCATGTACAGTATCCTCGCAACTGCTCATGACTACGAGTTGGGTGGAGCTTCGTtggacaagatcatcatcgaccaTTTCGCCAAGGAGTTCATTAAGAAGCACAAGACCGATCCTCGCGAGAACGCTCGTGGTCTCGCCAAGTTGAAGCTTGAGGGTGAGGCTGCTCGCAAGACCTTGAGCTTGGGTACCAACGCCAGCTTGAGCATTGAGAGTCTCGCAGATGGCATTGATTTCGGCTCCACTGTCAACCGTACTCGCTACGAACTTCTCTCCGGCAAGACCTTCGCCCAGTTCACCGGCTTGATCGAGCAGGTTATCCAGAAGGCTGGTTTGGATGTCTTGGACATTGACGAG GTTATCTTCGCTGGTGGTGCCTCTCACACTCCCAAGATCGCCCAGCTGGCCCGCAACATCTTCTCCGAGAAGACTAAGATCCTTGCCCCTTCGACCTTCACTGGCGCCATCAACCCCTCTGAGCTGGCCCCCAGGGGTGCCGCCATCCAGGCCTCTCTTATCCAGGAGTTCGAGCAGGAGGACATTGAGCAATCTATCCACCCCATGGTCACTGCCACTCCTCACCTGAAGAACGCCATTGGTGTCGAGTTCACCACCGGTGAGACCGTCGAGTTCCAGCCTCTCCTGAACACTGAGACCGCCCTCCCCGCTCGTCGTGTCGCTCAGTACAACGCCCCCAAGGCTGGTGGCGACGTTTTCATTCGCGTTTGCGAGGGTGTCCGCGAGATCAAGGTCACCAAGCCTGAGCCTAAgcccaaggaggagaagcccaagactgaagaagatgaggacgactCCGACTTCGACtctgacgaggatgaggaggaagagatccgTGAGATCGTCTGGAAGACTGAGAAGCCCATTGCCGAGCTTGCCGTCAAGGGCGTCAAGGCCGGCAGCAAGGTCGAGCTGATGGTCCACGTCAACGCCGACCTGGGTCTGCAGATCACCGCTCGCGAAGTCGGCGGCCAGAACGCCGTTCGCGGTGCTGTGCAGGCTGCTTAA